Part of the Sporomusa termitida genome, CCGTAAGCATCCTGGTTAACGGTCTCAGGCGCATCAGCCAGTAATTCATTAGTCTCAACTACCTTGCCGGCCAGCGGCGCATAGATGTCAGACACCGCTTTCACCGACTCGATCACCGCCAGGCCGCTGCCGGCAGCAACCTCGTCGCCGACTGCCGGCAGCTCCACGAATACGACATCCCCCAGCTGGGATTGGGCAAAATCAGTAATCCCGATAGTGGCCCTGGTGCCTTCAATCTTTACCCATTCATGGTCCCGGGAGTATTTCAGTTCTTTTGGAATATTCATCTTTTTTCCCCCT contains:
- the gcvH gene encoding glycine cleavage system protein GcvH, with product MNIPKELKYSRDHEWVKIEGTRATIGITDFAQSQLGDVVFVELPAVGDEVAAGSGLAVIESVKAVSDIYAPLAGKVVETNELLADAPETVNQDAYGTGWIAVLEISDLPQPDALLDSEAYERLVGEGGQ